A stretch of Coccidioides posadasii str. Silveira chromosome 2, complete sequence DNA encodes these proteins:
- a CDS encoding uncharacterized protein (EggNog:ENOG410PYXB), with translation MNAARGAKLPTFFQRASKPLRIKGVSLFHIFYSPENLIPYIAARYLNDFDHPIRPKVVHMYQTRERGILWWTVVDGYLVSSLKPVVRSWCARRVRTAFEAVLKERGYNTEGKKLIRDSQGHVTGAEKALKGTMEIRMVEPVMKAGYEKIVEQARLLVDHLENKQVWEGKRNQQQAQTRQTRGPEQKTRGKRPSNMHWRKT, from the coding sequence ATGAATGCCGCAAGGGGAGCAAAACTCCCGACCTTTTTCCAACGAGCATCGAAGCCCCTACGAATAAAAGGCGTGAGCCTCTTCCATATATTCTATTCCCCAGAGAATCTTATTCCTTACATTGCCGCCCGCTACCTTAACGACTTTGATCACCCAATTCGTCCGAAGGTCGTCCATATGTATCAAACCCGCGAACGCGGTATACTGTGGTGGACAGTGGTGGATGGATACCTCGTGTCTTCGCTGAAGCCAGTCGTTCGATCCTGGTGCGCGAGACGCGTTAGAACGGCCTTTGAAGCTGTGCTGAAGGAACGCGGCTATAATACGGAAGGAAAGAAGCTCATTCGCGATAGCCAGGGCCATGTGACAGGGGCGGAGAAAGCGTTGAAGGGAACGATGGAGATTCGCATGGTTGAGCCGGTCATGAAGGCGGGCTACGAAAAGATTGTGGAGCAAGCCAGGCTTCTTGTCGACCATTTGGAAAACAAGCAAGTAtgggaaggaaaaaggaatcAGCAACAAGCACAGACGCGACAGACGCGGGGACCAGAGCAAAAAACACGAGGGAAACGACCCTCGAATATGCATTGGCGGAAAACGTGA
- the STR3 gene encoding cystathionine beta-lyase (EggNog:ENOG410PHQJ~COG:E~BUSCO:7207at33183), translating to MSDSEAFSGANSGNSPAENVSAVRKAFSKVDLAGHNLPPSPAPSSPRTGRRYALATELVYTEGNDQYKASSVPIYQSATFKQNSGGGGGEYDYTRSGNPTRTHLERHLAKIMSAQRALVVSSGMAALDVITRLLKPGDEVITGDDLYGGTHRLLKYLSTHGGIIVHHVDTTTPEKVGEVLGPNTAMVLLETPTNPLIKIVDIARIATMTHEANPNALVAVDNTMLSPLLLNPLDLGADIVYESGTKYLSGHHDLMAGVIAVNNLSLGEKLYFPINASGCGLSPFDSWLLLRGVKTLKVRMEQQQSNAQQIAEFLESHGFRVRYPGLKSHPQYDLHRSMARGAGAVLSFETGDVAMSERIVESAKLWAISVSFGCVNSLISMPCRMSHASIDAKTRQERAMPEDLIRLCVGIEDVDDLIDDLRRALVQAGAVSVTVDGFQSVNQPEAAASEA from the exons ATGTCCGATTCCGAAGCATTCTCCGGCGCCAACAGTGGTAATTCTCCTGCGGAGAATGTGAGTGCTGTGCGAAAAGCATTTTCAAAAGTCGATTTGGCTGGGCATAATCTTCCTCCGTCTCCTGCACCATCAAGCCCACGGACGGGAAGGCGGTACGCGCTTGCGACGGAGCTGGTTTACACAGAGGGAAATGATCAGTACAAAGCAAGCAGCGTGCCGATATATCAG AGCGCGACCTTTAAGCAGAACTCtggtggtggcggcggtGAATATGACTACACGCGGTCGGGGAACCCTACCAGAACGCACCTCGAGCGGCACTTGGCGAAGATCATGTCTGCTCAGCGAGCGCTTGTGGTTTCGTCAGGGATGGCAGCATTGGATGTTATCACCCGCTTACTCAAACCTGGAGACGAGGTCATCACAGGAGACGACTTATATGGAGGCACACACCGTCTATTGAAGTATTTGTCGACGCACGGCGGAATCATAGTGCATCACGTTGATACGACGACACCGGAAAAAGTGGGAGAAGTACTTGGACCAAATACAGCTATGGTTTTACTCGAAACACCGACGAACCCTCTCATTAAGATTGTTGATATTGCCCGAATTGCTACCATGACACACGAAGCGAACCCTAACGCCTTGGTTGCGGTTGATAATACCATGCTTTCTCCTTTACTCCTCAATCCGCTAGATCTTGGAGCCGATATCGTTTACGAGAGTGGTACAAAGTACCTTTCAGGACACCACGACTTGATGGCTGGTGTGATCGCTGTAAACAACTTATCACTCGGAGAGAAACTCTACTTCCCTATCAACGCATCCGGATGTGGGTTATCGCCATTTGATTCTTGGTTGCTACTTCGCGGAGTGAAAACCCTGAAGGTTCGGATGGAACAGCAACAGTCCAACGCCCAACAGATCGCAGAATTCCTAGAGTCACATGGCTTCCGCGTGAGATACCCTGGTCTCAAGTCACATCCACAATATGATTTACACAGATCCATGGCCCGAGGGGCTGGCGCTGTTCTCTCATTTGAGACAGGAGACGTCGCGATGAGCGAACGGATTGTGGAAAGCGCCAAACTGTGGGCAATCAGTGTCAGCTTTGGATGTGTGAACAGCTTAATCAGTATGCCATGCCGCATGAGCCATGCAAGTATAGATGCAAAAACAAGACAGGAGAGGGCAATGCCTGAGGACCTGATTCGATTGTGTGTGGGTATTGAGGATGTGGATGACTTGATTGATGACCTTAGAAGAGCA CTTGTTCAAGCAGGTGCTGTTAGCGTTACCGTTGATGGTTTTCAGTCTGTAAACCAGCCTGAAGCCGCAGCTTCTGAGGCCtaa
- a CDS encoding uncharacterized protein (EggNog:ENOG410PTZF~COG:S~BUSCO:16321at33183), with amino-acid sequence MKAIPFPLCLNVGTDIVHIPRIFRLVTRPSAGTHNYFNRFIRRILSEQEQAYFLSKFPQYQPQLSQTIPQSSQLLNASNANDVARWLAGRFAAKEAARKAAPGGAASISWKEVIVRHEPKGDGRPEVVYLRNGEEVGRIGKLSISHDGEYVVATVIAASPSE; translated from the coding sequence ATGAAGGCCATTCCGTTCCCTTTATGCCTGAATGTCGGCACTGATATAGTGCACATTCCTCGAATCTTTCGCTTGGTCACTCGTCCATCCGCTGGCACCCACAACTATTTCAACCGGTTTATACGGCGCATTTTGTCTGAGCAGGAACAAGCCTACTTTCTGTCTAAATTTCCACAATATCAACCACAGCTTTCCCAGACGATACCTCAGTCATCACAGTTGCTCAACGCGTCGAATGCCAACGATGTAGCGAGATGGTTAGCCGGTCGCTTTGCTGCTAAGGAAGCGGCAAGGAAGGCAGCACCCGGCGGCGCTGCAAGCATTAGTTGGAAAGAAGTTATCGTCAGACACGAGCCCAAGGGGGACGGAAGACCTGAGGTGGTGTATTTAAGGAACGGGGAAGAAGTCGGCCGAATTGGCAAATTATCCATTTCCCACGATGGGGAGTATGTTGTTGCAACGGTCATCGCGGCGTCTCCAAGTGAATGA
- a CDS encoding uncharacterized protein (EggNog:ENOG410PTHS~COG:S~TransMembrane:1 (o12-32i)~BUSCO:17147at33183), translating to MVVYYQVAGRKVGSHVLAMATLGTTFAGAWLAMPSSSKKKEQGPPIKASSKDEEQFIQEFLKNVEAEEKKAKA from the exons ATGGTGGTTTACTATCAAGTTGCCGGCCGCAAAGTCGGCTCCCACGTT CTCGCAATGGCCACTCTTGGTACAACATTCGCCGGCGCTTGGCTCGCAATGCCTTCATCTTCCAAAAAGAAGGAACAGGGCCCTCCAATCAAGGCTAGCAGTAAGGATGAGGAGCAGTTTATCCA AGAATTCTTGAAAAACGTTGAAGCCGAGGAAAAGAAGGCGAAAGCGTAA
- the HIS2 gene encoding histidinolphosphatase (EggNog:ENOG410PJ4P~COG:E~BUSCO:9750at33183), with amino-acid sequence MLEVEAAYFKEATRLREKYQSQINLPIGFECDWIRPSSLDLIKQSLDKYPFDFFIGSVHHVHTIPIDYDRDFYIRAREISGGTDEKIFGDYFDSQYKMLMELKPPVVGHFDLIRLMSESPDRSFKHWPNVWEKILRNLDFVAGYGGILELNSASLRKGMVEPYPKAEICKEFIARNGRFCLSDDSHGVHHVALNYSRVRDFLDTAGITTIHYLKYEPDSTAPADDFRFPNMRIGSISVEDLKKESFWEITA; translated from the exons ATGTTGGAAGTTGAAGCTGCCTACTTTAAAGAGGCCACTCGTCTTCGAGAAAAGTACCAGTCTCAGATCAACCTTCCAATTGGGTTCGAGTGTGACTGGATTCGTCCTTCGTCCTTGGACTTGATTAAACAGTCTTTGGACAAGTACCCCTTCGACTTCTTTATCGGTTCCGTTCATCATGTTCACACCATTCCTATTGATTACGATAGGGATTTCTACATCCGCGCTAGGGAGATATCCGGCGGAACGGATGAAAAGATATTTGGAGACTACTTCGATAGCCAATACAAAATGCTGATGGAATTAAAGCCTCCTGTTGTTGGACATTTTGACCTTATTAGGTTGATGAGTGAGAGCCCGGATAGGAGTTTTAAGCATTGGCCCAATGTCTGGGAAAAGATCTTGAGAAACCTGGACTTTGTTGCTGGATATGGTGGCATTCTGGAACTTAACTCGGCCAGTCTACGGAAAGGGATGGTTGAACCATACCCAAAAGCTGAGATCTGCAAG GAATTTATAGCAAGAAACGGTCGGTTCTGCCTGTCAGACGACAGCCATGGGGTGCACCATGTGGCACTGAATTATAGCCGAGTCCGTGATTTTCTTGACACTGCTGGTATCACTACCATTCATTATCTCAAGTATGAGCCCGACTCAACGGCTCCGGCTGATGATTTCCGTTTTCCCAATATGAGGATTGGCTCTATAAGCGTGGAGGACCTTAAGAAAGAATCCTTCTGGGAAATAACGGCATAG
- a CDS encoding uncharacterized protein (EggNog:ENOG410PKX4~COG:G~TransMembrane:12 (i68-87o107-127i134-153o165-184i196-215o227-249i302-323o335-356i368-386o398-417i429-449o461-482i)), which translates to MASPSNLSPELKGDDHQIESPPNEKCHNSLTMVTDEPKIEDVEEIRRTVESYTPEEAKRILRKVDYRLVPLLAVLYLLAFIDRGNIANAKIAGMEKDLNLHGSQYNIALTLFFVPYGLFEVPSNIVLKMLRPSVWISIMMFSWGTVMTLMGVISNYKGLLATRWFLGVTESGFFPAATYLLTIWYKRYEVQQRMAVFYAAASLSGAFSGLLAFAIEKMNGVGNYAGWRWIFIIEGLLPVVLAAIVWKILPDSPEQARFLTKAEREFIVNRLALETGSGHGKVTNSDKIQLHHIVAAFKEWKIWGAIILFWANTIGVYGFTATVPTVIADLGYTAAHAQLLTIPIYVVAMIVTLAFAFVSDRYQQRTPFIIAGYVIAVLGFTSQLAIPHPEYPGLTYGMLFLVAAGLYAPFISIVCLIGNNLAPSSKRAVGMALLISIGNWGGIAGSNIYRENEKPKYPTGFGVSLAMAVIAIITAFVLRVAYRRVNRQRDLLLEQEGEEAIRARYTDQELLDMGDMSPFFRYTL; encoded by the exons ATGGCTTCACCCTCCAATTTGTCCCCCGAATTGAAGGGGGACGATCATCAGATAGAAAGCCCACCAAATGAAAAGTGCCATAACAGCCTGACAATGGTGACGGACGAACCCAAGATCGAAGACGTTGAGGAGATCCGGAGAACCGTGGAATCTTACACCCCCGAGGAAGCAAAGCGAATCCTTCGAAAGGTTGACTATCGATTGGTTCCACTGCTGGCAGTGCTCTATCTCCTGGCTTTCATTGATAGAGGGAACA TTGCCAATGCTAAGATTGCGGGGATGGAGAAGGATCTCAACCTTCATGGCTCGCAATATAACATTGCTTTGACCCTGTTTTTTGTGCCTTACGGTCTCTTCGAAGTTCCGAGCAACATCGTCCTTAAGATGCTACGACCTTCTGTGTGGATTTCAATTATGATGTTTTCATGGGGAACTGTGATGAC TTTAATGGGTGTCATATCCAACTACAAAGGTCTCCTGGCAACGCGCTGGTTCCTGGGAGTTACTGAA TCGGGGTTCTTCCCAGCGGCAACATATTTGTTGACGATCTGGTACAAGCGCTATGAGGTTCAACAGCGAATGGCAGTTTTCTATGCTGCAGCATCACTTTCCGGTGCGTTTTCAGGACTTCTAGCGTTTGCTATCGAGAAAATGAATGGAGTCGGTAACTACGCTGGTTGGCGATG GATTTTTATCATTGAGGGTCTTCTTCCTGTGGTTCTTGCAGCAATTGTGTGGAAAATCCTTCCGGATAGTCCAGAGCAGGCCCGGTTCTTGACAAAGGCCGAAAGAGAGTTTATTGTTAACCGGCTCGCTCTTGAAACCGGCTCCGGACATGGAAAGGTTACAAACTCTGACAAGATACAACTCCATCACATTGTTGCTGCGTTTAAGGAATGGAAAATTTGGGGTgccatcattctcttctggGCCAATACCATTGGTGTTTATGG TTTCACGGCAACTGTTCCTACGGTGATCGCTGACCTGGGCTACACAGCAGCACATGCGCAGCTTCTCACTATTCCTATCTATGTGGTCGCTATGATAGTCACCCTGGCATTTGCGTTTGTCTCAGATCGCTACCAACAGCGGACTCCATTCATCATTGCTGGCTACGTTATTGCCGTCTTGGGTTTTACCTCCCAGCTTGCCATACCGCATCCTGAGTATCCTGGACTGACATACGGCATGCTCTTCCTCGTTGCCGCTGGACTTTATGCGCCTTTCATTTCCATTGTCTGTCTAATTGGTAATAATCTCGCCCCTTCTTCAAAGCGCGCTGTTGGAATGGCGTTGCTAATCTCCATCGGAAACTGGGGCGGCATCGCGGGGTCGAATATCTACCGGGAGAATGAGAAACCAAAATATCCAACTGGTTTTGGAGTGTCTCTTGCCATGGCAGTCATTGCAATTATCACAGCATTCGTACTAAGGGTAGCGTATCGGAGAGTTAATAGGCAGCGTGATCTGTTGTTGGAacaagaaggagaagaagcaaTCAGGGCACGGTATACCGATCAAGAATTGTTGGATATGGGTGATATGAGCCCGTTCTTTAGATATACACTGTGA
- a CDS encoding uncharacterized protein (EggNog:ENOG410PN99~COG:I~MEROPS:MER0004220~BUSCO:9543at33183) encodes MRSITCQGTPSEIGLQHGQQAKSEIQGSIEFYNDLFKKKCSMDWQEVCRTAAKFIPLLEASFPEYLQEIKGIAQGADVDMETILALNVRTELAYGMFSDGCTAFSWKSETESFLGQNWDWDKAQSPNLVSMHIRPSQSSKPSIHMITEAGIIGKIGLNSCGVGVTLNAIKCAGVDFNKIPCHLALRTVLNSSSRAEAVEKLEKLGVASACHILVADHTGGTGLECSAYDIVRLNMGDEGEPCPGVITHSNHFVHEHINVNPILYLADSEPRLRRIRELTGAAGSRPGFDAMNKILEDEKGYPTGICRAPTENSQMASLFSIIMDLKGKTAAVKIGRPVSPTGSLELRP; translated from the exons ATGCGCTCGATAACTTGTCAAGGTACTCCGTCTGAG ATCGGCCTGCAACATGGCCAGCAAGCCAAGTCCGAAATCCAAGGCAGTATAGAGTTTTACAATGatctctttaaaaagaaatgcTCTATGGATTGGCAGGAGGTGTGTCGAACGGCAGCAAAATTCATCCCGTTGCTAGAAGCTTCGTTTCCGGAGTATTTACAAGAGATAAAAG GTATTGCACAGGGGGCTGATGTGGATATGGAAACCATCCTCGCTCTTAATGTCCGAACAGAGCTAGCATACGGAATGTTCAGTGACGGATGCACGGCGTTCTCTTGGAAATCGGAGACAGAAAGTTTTCTAGGTCAAAACTGGGAT TGGGATAAAGCGCAATCCCCGAACCTGGTCTCGATGCATATCCGCCCTTCTCAATCTTCCAAGCCTTCAATCCACATGATCACCGAGGCTGGAATCATTGGCAAAATTGGCTTAAACTCCTGCGGTGTAGGCGTCACACTAAATGCCATCAAATGCGCCGGAGTCGATTTCAATAAGATTCCATGTCACCTCGCCCTCCGCACGGTGCTCAACAGCAGCTCGCGTGCTGAGGCCGTTGAGAAACTTGAGAAGCTTGGCGTGGCGTCTGCATGCCATATTCTCGTCGCAGATCACACAGGTGGAACTGGACTAGAATGCTCAGCCTACGACATTGTACGGCTGAACATGGGCGATGAAGGAGAACCATGCCCTGGCGTTATCACCCATTCCAATCATTTTGTGCATGAGCACATTAACGTCAATCCAATACTATATTTAGCGGACAGTGAACCTCGATTGCGTCGGATTAGAGAATTGACAGGCGCGGCCGGGTCGCGGCCAGGGTTTGACGCCATGAATAAGATTTTGGAGGACGAGAAGGGTTACCCAACCGGGATCTGTCGCGCACCCACAGAAAATAGCCAAATGGCGTCTCTTTTCAGTATAATCATGGATTTGAAGGGGAAAACAGCAGCGGTTAAAATCGGGAGGCCAGTTAGTCCGACCGGAAGCCTGGAGTTGCGACCATAA
- a CDS encoding uncharacterized protein (EggNog:ENOG410PHXA~COG:S~BUSCO:11968at33183) produces the protein MSQDDRVSVDSTHPTKDMVIKHNSSSYLEPHVHPPPVHVPHRHVVPESLASTAKKWNTNSLGMRLALDAASATTAAALICPIVTIIDRAIIEKAAKGLAIRESLTSSLRGMITRPHHFIISTPFLLIYTLYSCTYLTANVIDTVVSTTNDKEFSHVSAGPTKFLSTALVNMSICVYKDSRFAKLFGAQGQQTQGSPQSSATASRGAQMACQSMKKMAAAPKIPKISLGLFGLRDSLTIFASFNVPQLISPHIPNFLASTPSSKTSLAQFTIPATVQIFSTPLHLLGLDLYNRQPSEGLPAADRWARVKRDWFPSCVARIGRILPAYGVGGVVNTKLRANLMHSVEATASEKSTL, from the exons ATGTCGCAAGATGACCGAGTGTCAGTCGATTCTACCCATCCAACAAAAGACATGGTGATCAAACACAACAGCTCGAGCTATCTTGAGCCTCACGTCCATCCACCACCAGTCCATGTACCTCACCGCCATGTCGTGCCAGAATCACTGGCCTCGACAGCAAAGAAATGGAATACCAATAGCTTGGGTATGAGATTAGCTTTAGATGCCGCCAGTGCTACGACTGCTGCAGCTCTGATATGCCCCATTGTTACGATCATAGATCG TGCCATAATAGAGAAAGCCGCCAAGGGTCTTGCTATTCGAGAGAGCTTGACGTCCTCTCTTCGAGGAATGATAACCCGTCCACACCATTTCATCATCTCAACGCCGTTTCTACTCATTTACACGCTCTATTCTTGCACCTATCTGACAGCCAATGTCATTGACACTGTTGTTTCAACCACGAACGATAAGGAATTTAGTCACGTATCAGCTGGCCCTACAAAATTCCTTTCAACTGCACTCGTGAATATGTCGATCTGCGTATATAAGGATTCACGATTTGCAAAGCTATTTGGAGCGCAAGGCCAGCAGACTCAAGGTTCACCCCAATCATCAGCCACAGCATCTAGGGGCGCTCAGATGGCGTGCCAATCAATGAAAAAAATGGCAGCAGCGCCGAAAATCCCAAAAATCTCCCTTGGCTTGTTCGGTCTTCGTGACAGTCTAACGATATTCGCTTCCTTCAACGTCCCGCAGCTGATCTCCCCGCATATTCCTAACTTCCTCGCCTCAACACCATCATCAAAGACATCCTTAGCCCAATTTACGATCCCTGCCACCGTCCAAATATTCAGCACCCCACTCCATCTTCTGGGATTGGATTTATATAATCGCCAGCCTTCTGAAGGGCTGCCTGCCGCTGATAGGTGGGCACGTGTGAAGCGGGACTGGTTTCCTAGCTGTGTTGCAAGAATAGGGCGTATCCTGCCAGCTTATGGTGTCGGCGGTGTCGTCAACACCAAACTCCGGGCGAACCTTATGCATTCAGTCGAAGCAACTGCATCTGAAAAAAGCACATTATAA
- the MEP1 gene encoding low affinity high capacity ammonium permease (SECRETED:SignalP(1-18)~EggNog:ENOG410PIAE~COG:O~MEROPS:MER0029657), whose protein sequence is MRVSVPVLALAFGSLAAAAPNAGRRTCGSVPPPEFFEASEKVAALEESGAFADLQAPIEVETYFHVVASSRSERDGYISDQMLSDQIRVMNEDYAPHGVHFNLRETTRTINPSWASDGNEIAMKRSLRKGGYAALNVYFLKDLGGALGYCYFPTNAAPGSTTFIRDGCSVLSSSVPGGSGAPYDLGKTATHEVGHWMGLFHTFQGGCSGQGDYVSDTPPQRSPSSGCPVGRDSCPGGGVDPIHNYMDYSVDSCMNQFTRGQGTRMSSMWRQFRAGK, encoded by the exons ATGCGTGTCTCCGTTCCTGTGTTGGCCCTGGCCTTTGGCTCCCTGGCCGCTGCCGCCCCCAACGCTGGGCGTCGAACTTGTGGCTCTGTACCACCTCCAGAATTCTTTGAAGCGTCAGAAAAAGTCGCTGCTCTGGAAGAAAGCGGAGCGTTCGCCGATTTGCAGGCCCCTATTGAGGTCGAGACTTATTTCCATGTCGTCGCTTCGAGTAGATCAGAGCGTGATGGTTACATCAGC GATCAAATGTTGTCCGACCAAATCCGGGTCATGAATGAGGACTATGCCCCTCACGGAGTTCATTTCAACTTGCGAGAAACGACCAGAACGATCAATCCAAGCTGGGCTTCAGACGGAAATGAGATTGCCATGAAGCGCTCTCTCCGCAAAGGAGGCTACGCTGCTCTTAATGTTTACTTCTTGAAGGACCTTGGTGGAGCGTTGGGG TATTGCTACTTCCCCACCAATGCCGCTCCCGGCTCGACCACCTTCATCCGTGATGGATGCTCTGTTCTGTCCTCTAGTGTGCCCGGTGGCAGCGGAGCCCCTTACGACCTGGGCAAAACAGCCACCCACGAGGTTGGCCACTGGATGG GTCTCTTCCACACCTTCCAAGGTGGCTGCTCTGGACAGGGTGACTACGTCAGCGACACCCCACCCCAGCGCAGCCCAAGCTCCGGCTGCCCTGTTGGCCGTGATTCGTGCCCCGGTGGTGGTGTTGACCCAATCCACAACTACATGGACTACTCTGTTGA CTCCTGCATGAACCAATTCACCAGAGGCCAGGGTACTCGTATGAGCTCTATGTGGAGACAGTTCCGTGCCGGAAAATAA
- a CDS encoding uncharacterized protein (EggNog:ENOG410PFDD~COG:S~BUSCO:9887at33183), whose translation MFWDRKKDEQVDDTVGRPSRRRKLNPELQKLINQEEEFLDQLYDGRSADSIETPYRYAAYATRIKTLLLSAHRYVAYTSDIGESFRPIAHPWLVRTAYGVSWAYIFGDVANEGYKAYMRNQRILIPKDEAYRSAVATPTGQDVDSHVVAKEGLRQHQALVKYGKVTSDPHSISWNDPEEDTLTPWPTKRIPLSEDYRSIMAERAVFQGLASMGLPAFTIHSVVRYSGNALKGIKSAFLRTWAPIGLGLSIVPFLPYVFDKPVEEAVSWSFRKAFLAIGGPEAVPKSEIEDSSVSRAIETFEERRHRRREERERRRAERQALLENTKEE comes from the exons ATGTTTTGGGATCGCAAGAAGGACGAACAGGTTGACGACACTGTTGGGCGGCCCTCGCGGCGGCGCAAGTTGAATCCAGAATTGCAGAAGCTTATCaaccaagaagaagaattcCTCGATCAGCTTTATGACGGCCG CTCTGCAGATTCCATCGAGACTCCTTATCGCTACGCTGCGTACGCGACACGCATCAAGACCCTTCTCCTTTCGGCACACCGTTATGTCGCCTACACATCCGACATCGGTGAATCCTTTCGGCCTATAGCACACCCCTGGCTTGTACGAACTGCCTACGGTGTATCTTGGGCCTATATCTTTGGAGATGTTGCGAACGAAGGATACAAGGCGTATATGCGGAACCAACGTATCCTCATCCCCAAAGACGAGGCATACCGTTCCGCCGTCGCGACTCCCACTGGCCAAGACGTAGACTCACATGTCGTTGCCAAGGAGGGTTTGCGGCAGCACCAAGCTTTAGTAAAGTACGGCAAAGTCACCTCCGATCCTCATTCAATTTCTTGGAATGATCCTGAGGAGGATACGTTGACGCCATGGCCGACGAAGAGGATTCCATTGAGTGAAGATTACAGATCGATTATGGCCGAAAGAGCGGTGTTTCAAGGCCTTGCTAGTATGGGCTTGCCGGCGTTTACCATCCATTCGGTTGTGAGATATTCTGGAAACGCGTTGAAGGGTATAAAATCCGCTTTCTTGAGGACATGGGCTCCCATTGGG CTCGGCTTATCCATCGTTCCCTTTCTACCATATGTCTTCGATAAGCCAGTTGAAGAAGCGGTCTCTTGGTCTTTCCGCAAAGCTTTCCTAGCTATCGGAGGCCCTGAGGCAGTTCCCAAAAGTGAAATTGAAGATAGCTCTGTTTCCAGGGCCATTGAGACCTTTGAAGAGAGACGGCATCGCCGACGAGAAGAGCGAGAACGGAGACGTGCTGAAAGACAGGCTCTTCTCGAAAATACGAAAGAAGAATAA